In a single window of the Danio aesculapii chromosome 20, fDanAes4.1, whole genome shotgun sequence genome:
- the klf11a gene encoding Krueppel-like factor 11a — protein sequence MLNFASDSGRSSLVDICEVMMERNRHDSEKSCSSTPEYNDLEAAEALVCMSSWVQRTHKPRPLTPTSDSCDSLALQPELIESPKDLVSLSSLCMTPPHSPSFAETPGTAVLSTSVACSGLKPHPRLCSALTNRAACHVSLHPSTTVLLNTAPPQTAEQPSLRRATSVIRHTADRSMHHNIPSTTTGQEKPCSSEIPPEHTGSNTSLKGDVQICSSPCDSAEPERTAPSPDSTGIAIPTSQSTIPQSPMSSPPVLCQVFPVNGQTGIISAFVQTPVQMQTSGSKPILPHSQPLLVGSPVAQGTVMFVVPQSQVSQSSTCQQSVVTLGNTKLLPLAPAPVYVPSGQSNGVTQSDFSRRRNYVCNFQGCKKTYFKSSHLKAHLRTHTGEKPFSCHWEGCDKKFARSDELSRHRRTHTGEKKFVCPVCERRFMRSDHLTKHARRHMTTKRSTAWPNEVRDVNKMATSQAPSSIPLSVLLPASN from the exons ATGCTGAATTTTGCTTCTGACTCCGGCCGG TCCAGTCTTGTGGACATCTGTGAGGTGATGATGGAGAGAAACAGGCATGACAGTGAAAAGTCTTGCTCCTCCACTCCAGAGTACAATGACCTGGAGGCTGCAGAGGCTTTGGTGTGCATGAGCTCCTGGGTCCAGAGGACCCACAAGCCTCGCCCACTGACGCCCACCTCAGACTCCTGTGATTCTCTTGCCTTGCAGCCTGAACTCATCGAGTCCCCTAAAGACCTGGTCTCCCTCTCATCACTG TGTATGACCCCTCCTCACAGCCCGAGCTTTGCGGAAACTCCAGGCACAGCGGTTCTCAGTACCTCAGTGGCCTGCTCAGGTCTAAAACCACATCCCAGACTATGTTCAGCCTTGACCAACAGAGCTGCATGTCATGTCAGCTTGCATCCCAGTACCACAGTCCTGCTCAACACAGCTCCACCGCAGACAGCAGAACAGCCTTCACTGCGCAGAGCCACCAGCGTTATTCGGCACACCGCCGACAGATCCATGCACCACAACATTCCATCAACGACCACAGGGCAGGAGAAGCCATGTTCCTCGGAAATTCCTCCAGAGCACACAGGATCCAATACCAGCCTCAAAGGAGACGTGCAAATCTGCAGTAGCCCATGTGACTCTGCAGAACCGGAGAGAACTGCCCCTTCCCCTGACTCTACGGGCATTGCTATCCCCACTTCTCAGTCCACCATTCCTCAGTCGCCTATGTCCAGCCCACCTGTGCTCTGTCAGGTGTTTCCTGTAAACGGGCAGACAGGAATCATTTCTGCGTTCGTTCAGACTCCAGTTCAGATGCAAACTTCAGGGTCAAAGCCCATTCTTCCACATTCTCAACCTCTTCTGGTGGGCTCACCTGTGGCTCAGGGCACTGTGATGTTTGTAGTCCCACAGTCTCAGGTATCCCAATCCTCCACATGTCAGCAGAGCGTCGTTACACTTGGGAACACAAAGCTTCTACCCTTGGCGCCTGCTCCAGTCTATGTGCCCTCAGGTCAGAGCAACGGAGTGACACAGTCTGACTTTTCTCGCAGGCGGAACTACGTCTGCAACTTCCAAGGATGCAAGAAAACTTACTTTAAAAGTTCCCACTTGAAGGCTCATTTAAGAACACATACAG GTGAGAAGCCTTTCAGTTGCCATTGGGAAGGGTGCGACAAAAAATTTGCCCGTTCAGATGAACTTTCCAGGCATCGTCGAACACACACGGGAGAAAAGAAGTTTGTCTGCCCTGTCTGTGAGCGCCGTTTCATGCGAAGCGACCACCTGACCAAGCATGCACGACGTCATATGACAACCAAGAGGTCAACAGCGTGGCCTAATGAAGTTCGTGATGTAAACAAAATGGCCACTTCCCAAGCACCATCTTCCATACCCCTCAGTGTGCTTCTTCCTGCCTCAAACTAG
- the LOC130213538 gene encoding ribonucleoside-diphosphate reductase subunit M2 — protein MTSTRSPLKTKNENTISTKMNNMSFVDKENTPPSLSSTKILASKTARKIFDDSEGQSKAKKGAVEEEPLLKDNPNRFVIFPIQYHDIWQMYKKAEASFWTAEEVDLSKDLQHWDSLKDEERYFISHVLAFFAASDGIVNENLVERFTQEVQVTEARCFYGFQIAMENIHSEMYSLLIDTYIKDSKEREFLFNAIETMPCVKKKADWALNWIGDKNAQYGERVVAFAAVEGIFFSGSFASIFWLKKRGLMPGLTFSNELISRDEGLHCDFACLMFKHLVNKPSEETVKKIIMNAVQIEQEFLTDALPVKLIGMNCDLMKQYIEFVADRLLLELGFDKVYRVENPFDFMENISLEGKTNFFEKRVGEYQRMGVMSGTTDNTFTLDADF, from the exons ATGACGTCTACTCGCTCTCCCCTGAAAACCAAGAATGAAAACACAATCTCTACTAAAATGAATAACATGTCCTTCGTGGACAAAGAAAACACG CCACCCAGTCTGAGCTCCACCAAAATCCTGGCGTCCAAAACGGCGCGCAAAATCTTTGATGACTCGGAG gggCAGTCGAAGGCAAAGaaaggagcagtggaggaggagCCTCTTCTGAAGGACAACCCCAATCGCTTTGTCATTTTCCCAATTCAGTATCATGACATCTGGCAGATGTACAAGAAAGCAGAGGCCTCCTTCTGGACTGCTGAGGAG GTTGATCTATCCAAAGATCTTCAACACTGGGATTCCCTGAAAGACGAGGAGAGATATTTCATCTCCCATGTCCTGGCTTTCTTTGCTGCAAGTGATGGCATTGTCAATGAAAACTTG GTGGAGCGTTTCACTCAGGAGGTCCAGGTGACTGAAGCCCGCTGTTTCTATGGCTTCCAGATAGCAATGGAAAACATCCACTCAGAAATGTACAGCCTGTTGATTGACACCTACATTAAAGATTCTAAAGAGAG gGAATTTTTGTTCAATGCCATTGAGACCATGCCATGTGTAAAGAAGAAGGCTGACTGGGCGCTCAACTGGATTGGTGATAAAAATGCTCAATATG GCGAGAGAGTGGTGGCCTTTGCTGCAGTGGAGGGAATCTTCTTCTCTGGGTCTTTTGCTTCTATTTTCTGGCTAAAGAAGAGGGGCCTCATGCCTGGACTCACCTTCTCCAATGAGCTGATCAGCAGAGATGAG GGTCTTCATTGTGACTTTGCCTGCCTCATGTTCAAACACTTGGTCAACAAACCATCAGAAGAAACCGTAAAGAAAATCATCATGAATGCAGTTCAAATTGAGCAG GAGTTCCTGACTGATGCTCTTCCAGTAAAGCTCATTGGCATGAACTGTGACTTGATGAAGCAGTACATTGAGTTTGTGGCTGACCGATTACTGCTGGAGCTGGGATTTGACAAG GTCTATAGAGTGGAGAATCCTTTTGACTTCATGGAGAACATTTCATTGGAAGGCAAGACCAACTTCTTCGAGAAGCGAGTGGGCGAGTACCAGCGCATGGGAGTCATGTCTGGAACTACAGATAACACTTTCACTCTGGatgctgatttttaa